One Lycium barbarum isolate Lr01 chromosome 5, ASM1917538v2, whole genome shotgun sequence genomic window carries:
- the LOC132639331 gene encoding uncharacterized protein LOC132639331 produces MEEDFKAVWYKRSIEIDEQVMWLEKWTPEFKPDEDSPIVLVWVLLPGLPFHLHTWNYVKQVVAPIGTPLTMDAATENRTRPSMAKVRVEVNLTKTKLNSIFVGTEDENCPRKGFYQKIEYENVPKFCTHCKILGHSILQCSRVEKKKVEELVNKENRKIMQNNKVQVEESVDDDNVVENNQQEMQNATEKQGLDKPQETTDTRMEQSIVEANKPKNYTEAKNGSVLKEKLDRIKRKRKKKASKEEEQD; encoded by the coding sequence ATGGAGGAAGATTTTAAGGCTGTGTGGTATAAAAGATCCATTGAAATTGATGAACAAGTAATGTGGTTGGAAAAATGGACACCGGAGTTCAAACCCGATGAGGACTCTCCGATAGTCCTTGTTTGGGTATTGTTACCTGGTTTGCCTTTCCATTTGCACACCTGGAATTATGTTAAACAAGTAGTAGCCCCAATAGGAACTCCACTCACCATGGATGCTGCAACAGAAAATCGAACCAGACCAAGCATGGCCAAAGTGAGAGTGGAGGTAAACTTAACCAAGACCAAGTTAAATTCTATTTTTGTTGGAACGGAGGATGAAAATTGCCCTCGAAAAGGTTTCTACCAAAAGATCGAATATGAGAATGTACCAAAATTTTGTACTCATTGCAAAATTTTAGGACATTCTATATTGCAGTGTAGCAGGGTTGAAAAAAAGAAAGTTGAGGAGCTGGTTAACAAAGAAAATAGGAAGATAATGCAGAACAATAAGGTACAGGTTGAGGAAAgtgttgatgatgataatgttGTAGAAAATAATCAGCAGGAAATGCAAAATGCAACGGAGAAGCAAGGGCTAGATAAGCCGCAAGAAACCACAGATACGAGAATGGAACAGTCTATTGTTGAGGCCAACAAGCCAAAGAATTATACCGAGGCCAAGAATGGGTCTGTGTTGAAAGAAAAGCTGGATAGGATCAAGaggaagaggaaaaaaaaagccTCCAAAGAAGAGGAACAAGATTAA